A window from Clupea harengus chromosome 14, Ch_v2.0.2, whole genome shotgun sequence encodes these proteins:
- the marcksl1a gene encoding MARCKS-related protein 1-A: protein MGAQLSKGGVAVDGKAAGDSAAAKTNGQENGHVKTNGDVSAKPDGETVAADGNGTAEVAKETEAAAGDTIEPAPVPAEGETEAKADGEAAKEGKKKKKFSLKNSFKFKGISLKKGKKEEAASPTTEEAKPEENGHAAEPSAEAEAAAPAADAAEAAPEAAAEEAKPEEPAPSEEAPPSEEPAAAAAAEETTPAADASEPEQKAE, encoded by the exons ATGGGAGCCCAGTTGTCCAAGGGTGGAGTAGCCGTGGATGGTAAAGCAGCGGGTGATTCGGCAGCTGCCAAAACGAATGGCCAG GAGAATGGTCATGTCAAGACCAACGGTGATGTCTCAGCCAAGCCAGACGGTGAAACGGTTGCTGCTGatggcaatggcacagcagAGGTCGCCAAGGAGACCGAGGCTGCGGCCGGTGACACAATCGAGCCAGCACCCGTGCCTGCCGAAGGGGAGACAGAGGCCAAGGCAGACGGTGAGGCCGCCAAGGagggcaagaagaagaagaagttctCCCTGAAAAACTCCTTCAAATTCAAGGGCATCTCCCTGAAGAAGGGCAAGAAGGAGGAGGCCGCCTCACCCACGACTGAGGAGGCCAAGCCCGAGGAGAACGGCCACGCCGCTGAGCCCAGTGCTGAAGCCGAggctgctgctccagctgctgaTGCCGCAGAGGCAGCCCCCGAGGCAGCAGCCGAAGAGGCCAAACCTGAAGAGCCTGCCCCCAGCGAGGAGGCCCCACCCAGTGAGGAGCCCGCCGCCGCCGCAGCCGCTGAGGAAACGACGCCCGCCGCCGACGCCTCTGAACCCGAGCAGAAGGCGGAGTGA